The Rhodocytophaga rosea genome has a segment encoding these proteins:
- a CDS encoding RNA polymerase sigma factor: MKAALTITPEVQLRNNETIRQTFQQEKNRLLAFIRKRVADQTDAEDILQDVFFQFTESLSLPVPIEKVTSWLFRVARNKIIDRYRKRKPESLDKHFHTPEDDESLSLTDILTDAQDSPEDMYTRELIWTQLAAALEELPVEQRQVFVWHELENKSFKEIAEMTGATVNTLLSRKRYAVLYLRKRLQDAYNDL, from the coding sequence ATGAAAGCAGCACTTACTATAACTCCGGAAGTTCAGCTCCGGAATAATGAAACAATCAGGCAGACTTTTCAGCAGGAAAAAAACCGGCTGCTTGCTTTTATTCGTAAAAGAGTAGCCGACCAGACAGATGCAGAAGATATACTACAGGATGTTTTTTTCCAGTTTACGGAAAGTTTAAGTTTACCTGTCCCTATCGAAAAAGTTACTTCCTGGCTGTTCAGGGTAGCCAGAAATAAGATTATTGACCGTTACCGCAAGCGGAAACCCGAATCGTTAGACAAGCATTTTCATACGCCGGAAGATGATGAATCGCTGAGTCTGACAGATATTCTTACAGATGCGCAGGACAGTCCGGAAGATATGTATACCCGTGAACTGATCTGGACACAGCTGGCAGCAGCTCTGGAAGAATTACCTGTGGAACAGCGCCAGGTATTTGTGTGGCACGAACTGGAAAATAAAAGTTTTAAGGAGATTGCCGAAATGACAGGAGCAACTGTAAATACCCTGCTCTCCCGGAAAAGATATGCCGTATTATATCTGCGCAAACGTCTGCAGGATGCGTATAATGATCTGTAA
- a CDS encoding Crp/Fnr family transcriptional regulator → MWPSHSLGSMQAPLSTLQALAKARSYLDKIVPLSDEEWEAFASEAKVKTLQKKEHFLRQGEICTQCAIIIQGYVRHYYLVDGREVSNDFNFESMATGAYHSYMAILPARFNIVSMEPVTLVCFSRSLLLHLFDQYPKWQKIGRIMIEGMFNRKTLREESFLLDSPEIRYRNLLEKYPQMLQRVPLLHIASYLGITPETLSRIRSKQA, encoded by the coding sequence GTGTGGCCATCACATTCTTTAGGAAGCATGCAAGCGCCTTTATCAACCCTGCAAGCCTTGGCAAAAGCAAGGTCTTATTTAGATAAAATTGTGCCACTCAGTGATGAAGAATGGGAAGCTTTTGCCAGTGAAGCTAAAGTAAAAACCTTACAAAAGAAAGAGCATTTTCTCAGGCAAGGTGAAATTTGTACGCAATGCGCTATTATTATACAAGGCTATGTACGGCACTATTATCTGGTAGACGGACGAGAAGTAAGCAACGATTTCAATTTTGAATCTATGGCGACAGGCGCATACCATAGCTATATGGCTATATTGCCAGCCAGATTTAATATAGTATCCATGGAACCAGTTACCCTGGTTTGTTTCAGCCGGTCGCTGCTTCTCCATTTATTTGACCAATATCCTAAATGGCAAAAAATCGGACGTATCATGATAGAAGGAATGTTTAATCGGAAAACATTGCGGGAAGAATCTTTTCTTCTGGACTCCCCGGAAATTCGCTACCGGAACTTACTGGAAAAGTATCCACAGATGCTTCAGCGGGTTCCTTTATTGCATATTGCTTCTTATCTAGGTATAACTCCAGAAACCCTAAGCCGTATCCGGAGCAAACAAGCTTAA
- a CDS encoding CDGSH iron-sulfur domain-containing protein codes for MPTTKITVNDNGSLKIEGEFEIVDKNGQPYGLGGRTLVSLCRCGMSKNKPFCDGSHKGHFEHNAVAFDLPPKKV; via the coding sequence ATGCCGACAACAAAAATTACTGTAAACGATAATGGTTCCCTAAAAATAGAAGGTGAGTTTGAGATCGTAGATAAAAACGGCCAGCCGTATGGCTTGGGAGGCCGTACGCTTGTTTCGTTATGCCGCTGTGGGATGTCGAAGAATAAACCGTTTTGCGATGGCTCTCACAAAGGCCATTTTGAGCACAATGCGGTTGCTTTTGATTTACCGCCTAAAAAAGTATAA
- a CDS encoding 2TM domain-containing protein has protein sequence MNETPETYKRAHRHVKKRLNFYRNLIAFVIINTALIVINLLTSPDHLWFYWPLLGWGIGLAFQAFSTFSSFSPIAGEWEERKIKEYMEKNQ, from the coding sequence ATGAATGAAACGCCCGAAACGTATAAAAGAGCACATAGACACGTAAAGAAGCGCCTGAACTTTTATAGAAACCTGATTGCTTTTGTCATTATCAATACAGCGCTTATTGTTATTAACCTGCTGACTTCTCCAGACCATTTGTGGTTTTACTGGCCTTTGCTTGGCTGGGGAATTGGTCTGGCTTTTCAGGCATTTTCTACCTTTAGTAGTTTCTCTCCTATTGCCGGAGAGTGGGAAGAAAGAAAAATCAAGGAATATATGGAAAAGAACCAGTAG
- a CDS encoding replication-associated recombination protein A: protein MFEPQTLPPLAERMRPQTLDDLLGQTHLTGDKSVLRKAISTGSVPSMILWGPPGVGKTTLASIVSRQANLPFYTLSAISAGVKEVREIIDKARSGGKAILFIDEIHRFNKSQQDALLGAVEKGVITLIGATTENPSFEVNSALLSRSQVYTLKPLQESELIQLLHRAMKEDEYLREKNIILKDTAALLSLSGGDARKLLNLFELVVNANPSDKEIIITDERVMEIAQRKVVLYDKSGEQHYDVISAFIKSIRGSDPNAAVYWLARMIEGGEDVKFIARRLLILASEDIGNANPNALLMATNCFQAVSMIGYPESDIILSQTVVYLASSPKSNASYMAIRQAQALVQEKGSLPVPIHLRNAPTRLMKQQGYGKNYKYAHDYENNFVNQEYLPEGLENTKLYEPGNNAREHELRKTLRNFWQEKYGY, encoded by the coding sequence ATGTTTGAACCTCAAACCCTACCCCCTCTGGCCGAACGGATGCGTCCCCAAACTCTTGATGATTTGCTGGGGCAAACCCATTTAACAGGCGATAAAAGTGTACTTCGAAAGGCGATTTCTACTGGGAGTGTACCTTCTATGATTTTATGGGGACCTCCTGGTGTAGGAAAAACCACCCTGGCTTCTATCGTTTCAAGGCAAGCCAACTTGCCATTTTATACATTAAGTGCCATTAGTGCCGGCGTAAAGGAAGTGCGGGAAATTATTGATAAGGCCAGGTCAGGTGGGAAAGCTATTTTATTCATTGATGAAATCCACAGGTTTAATAAGTCGCAGCAGGATGCCTTACTGGGAGCTGTAGAAAAAGGCGTTATCACCCTGATTGGCGCTACTACCGAAAATCCTTCTTTTGAGGTGAACAGTGCCTTGCTCTCCCGTAGCCAGGTATATACACTAAAGCCTTTGCAGGAATCGGAATTGATTCAGTTGTTGCACCGGGCCATGAAAGAAGATGAATACCTGCGGGAGAAAAATATCATTCTCAAAGATACGGCTGCTTTACTAAGTCTTTCCGGAGGAGATGCCAGAAAATTGCTGAACCTGTTTGAACTGGTGGTGAATGCAAACCCATCCGACAAAGAAATAATTATTACGGATGAACGGGTGATGGAAATAGCCCAGCGCAAGGTAGTTTTATATGATAAAAGCGGGGAACAGCATTATGATGTTATTTCGGCTTTTATTAAATCAATTAGGGGAAGCGACCCAAATGCAGCTGTATACTGGCTGGCTCGAATGATCGAAGGAGGAGAAGATGTAAAATTTATTGCCCGCCGCCTGCTGATTTTAGCTTCTGAAGATATCGGAAATGCCAATCCGAATGCTTTACTGATGGCTACCAATTGTTTTCAGGCAGTAAGTATGATCGGTTATCCGGAATCTGATATTATCTTGTCACAAACGGTAGTGTACTTAGCCTCTTCTCCTAAAAGCAACGCCTCATATATGGCCATCCGGCAGGCGCAGGCACTGGTGCAGGAAAAAGGAAGCTTGCCGGTTCCGATTCACCTCAGGAATGCCCCTACCAGACTCATGAAGCAACAAGGCTATGGCAAGAATTATAAATATGCCCACGATTATGAGAATAATTTTGTAAATCAGGAATACCTACCGGAAGGACTGGAGAATACAAAGCTGTATGAACCGGGAAATAATGCCCGTGAACATGAACTGCGTAAAACGTTGCGGAATTTCTGGCAGGAAAAATATGGATATTAA
- a CDS encoding sulfotransferase-like domain-containing protein — MIIHLISGPRNISTALMYAFAQRLDTAVLDEPFYGFYLKYTGLVHPGREEIIQSMETDTEQIFNTIAEIEKKKGNVFIKNMGHHLQGFDYTPILAYTNVFLIRDPAQMLTSYAKVREQPTLQDIGLQQQAELFTWLQQSGKQPIVIDGNRIRTHPAAELSALCSQLKLPFTERMLQWPTGPKAEDGIWARYWYDNVHQSTSFSPPDKKVLSLPEHLRTIYEEALPHYRFLSNYAAN, encoded by the coding sequence ATGATCATTCACCTGATTTCTGGTCCCAGAAATATCTCCACAGCCTTAATGTATGCGTTCGCCCAGCGCCTGGATACAGCAGTACTGGATGAACCGTTCTATGGATTTTATCTGAAATATACCGGGTTGGTTCATCCGGGCAGAGAGGAAATTATTCAATCGATGGAAACAGATACAGAACAGATATTCAATACTATTGCAGAGATAGAAAAGAAAAAGGGCAATGTATTTATCAAAAACATGGGTCATCATTTGCAAGGATTTGATTATACACCTATTCTGGCATATACCAATGTTTTTCTGATCCGGGACCCTGCGCAAATGCTGACTTCGTATGCAAAAGTAAGAGAGCAACCTACCTTGCAGGACATTGGCCTGCAGCAACAAGCTGAATTATTTACCTGGCTGCAGCAATCAGGTAAACAACCTATTGTAATAGATGGCAATCGCATCAGAACCCACCCGGCAGCCGAACTTAGCGCTTTATGTTCTCAATTGAAACTTCCTTTTACAGAAAGAATGCTCCAGTGGCCAACCGGACCTAAAGCGGAAGATGGAATCTGGGCCAGATATTGGTATGATAATGTGCATCAGTCTACAAGTTTTAGCCCGCCTGATAAAAAAGTTTTATCATTGCCCGAACATTTGCGAACTATATACGAGGAAGCATTGCCCCATTACCGGTTTCTAAGCAATTACGCTGCAAATTGA
- a CDS encoding DUF4385 domain-containing protein has product MESKKESHYQRLPSYYNQQLFGVNFREHPELYRVGKGEQGVLMVEPYKSEILPHWRFKDPETAAVSSEKIYDMFLEYLQIHDFVGADMARKFLQMGYTRARRYANHKSGRKYTHNPQHETTAEAEKKARTDALLPLDPDPVKAAAAAIFKQKWVAARENIFYRQLMAEHKAKYEK; this is encoded by the coding sequence ATGGAAAGTAAAAAAGAATCTCACTACCAGCGCTTGCCTTCTTATTACAACCAGCAGCTATTCGGTGTAAATTTCCGAGAGCATCCAGAATTGTACAGAGTGGGCAAAGGAGAACAAGGAGTACTTATGGTAGAACCTTATAAATCAGAAATTCTGCCTCACTGGCGTTTTAAAGATCCTGAAACTGCGGCTGTTTCTTCAGAAAAGATATACGACATGTTCCTGGAATATTTACAAATACATGATTTTGTGGGAGCGGATATGGCAAGAAAATTTCTGCAAATGGGCTATACCCGTGCCCGCCGGTATGCTAATCATAAGTCTGGAAGGAAATACACGCATAATCCCCAGCATGAAACTACGGCTGAAGCAGAAAAAAAAGCCCGAACAGATGCATTGCTTCCTCTAGACCCGGACCCAGTAAAAGCGGCTGCCGCGGCTATATTTAAGCAAAAATGGGTAGCTGCCAGAGAAAACATATTTTACCGTCAACTCATGGCTGAGCATAAAGCAAAGTATGAGAAGTAG
- the pth gene encoding aminoacyl-tRNA hydrolase produces the protein MKYLIAGLGNIGPEYELTRHNIGFLTLDQLADKNGTDFTTDRLAYTADFRYKGKSIYLIKPTTYMNLSGKAVNYWMKELKIPLEQVLVVTDDIALPYGKLRMRPKGSHGGHNGLRNIEETLGTQEFARLRFGVGGDFPKGKQIDYVLGNFDKNEFAELPLYIDKANEMVLSFCTAGIQHTMSQFNS, from the coding sequence ATGAAATACCTGATCGCCGGCCTCGGAAATATTGGCCCTGAATATGAGCTAACCCGCCACAATATTGGCTTCCTCACCTTAGACCAGCTGGCAGATAAAAATGGAACGGATTTTACTACCGACCGCCTGGCATATACAGCCGATTTTCGCTATAAAGGAAAAAGTATATACCTTATTAAACCAACCACCTATATGAACCTGAGTGGCAAAGCTGTAAATTACTGGATGAAGGAGTTAAAAATTCCGCTGGAGCAGGTGCTGGTGGTTACAGATGATATTGCCTTACCTTACGGAAAATTACGCATGCGTCCAAAGGGCTCGCATGGAGGACATAATGGGTTAAGAAATATTGAAGAAACCTTAGGAACCCAGGAATTTGCCAGGTTGCGGTTTGGTGTTGGGGGAGATTTCCCCAAAGGAAAACAAATTGATTATGTATTAGGCAACTTTGATAAAAATGAATTTGCTGAACTTCCCCTATATATTGACAAAGCCAACGAAATGGTGCTCTCCTTTTGCACAGCAGGTATTCAACATACGATGAGTCAATTTAATAGCTAA
- a CDS encoding ParA family protein: MVIALVNQKGGTGKTSSAVNLGSALASLHKKILVVDLDPQGSLTFSLGIHNTSQSLASLFLNEASAEEVMVSREEMDVIPADIRLADIEISLSQSAERAFFLRNILSNLPHYDHILIDCPPSLSLLTINALTAANQVIIPLQMEVLSIKGLHQILQTVEKVNLAFQHQLQILGVLPVMIDSRKNLNGEVLSYIKQHYPVNLFQTHIRTNVKASEAPSFGKSVIAYAPQSNSARDYMALASEIVNLHHN, from the coding sequence ATGGTTATTGCACTGGTTAATCAAAAAGGGGGCACTGGTAAAACAAGCTCTGCAGTAAACCTTGGAAGTGCGTTAGCCAGCTTACATAAAAAGATTCTGGTCGTTGACCTCGATCCACAGGGAAGCCTGACTTTTTCATTGGGTATACATAATACAAGCCAATCTCTGGCCTCTTTATTTTTAAATGAAGCAAGTGCAGAAGAGGTAATGGTAAGTAGAGAAGAAATGGATGTGATACCAGCTGATATTAGGCTGGCTGATATCGAAATAAGTTTATCACAATCGGCAGAAAGGGCATTTTTTCTGAGAAATATCCTCAGTAATCTTCCTCATTACGACCATATTCTGATTGACTGTCCGCCTTCGCTATCGTTGCTTACCATTAATGCGCTAACTGCAGCTAATCAGGTGATTATACCTTTACAAATGGAAGTGTTGAGTATAAAAGGCTTACATCAAATATTACAAACTGTTGAAAAAGTGAATCTGGCTTTTCAACACCAGCTGCAAATACTGGGTGTATTGCCGGTAATGATAGACAGCCGAAAAAATCTGAATGGGGAAGTACTCAGCTATATTAAGCAACATTACCCGGTAAACTTATTTCAAACGCATATCCGCACCAATGTAAAAGCCTCTGAAGCACCTTCGTTCGGAAAAAGTGTAATCGCTTATGCCCCACAATCTAATAGTGCCAGGGATTATATGGCGCTTGCCAGTGAAATTGTCAATCTACATCATAATTAA
- a CDS encoding methyl-accepting chemotaxis protein encodes MALGNNIKKDQLIPANNQPETKKGAKNSMKSSVSVDDQYSQILEALSKSQAVIEFNMDGTVITANENFLNLLGYTLADVKGKHHRIFCQENYSNSTAYKKFWENLNKGRFDAAQYKRIGKDGKEIWIQATYNPILDGSGKPYKVVKFATDITEQKKMEAEINEASGQLKRQEADLQQNMEKLQDIQEDMKQIIRESQAKEQYLNDLINVSKDSIFTVDREYKIISFNETLKHSYTSLGIDLQKGTDMLQILGEEERIKLIVNYQKAFQGETIEVTQSFSTNNVESHYLMTYSPLRNENGDIIAAAVFSKDISALVQAQKQAESLLKEARQQAEEMKAQEEELRQNMEEVQATQDEMARKQIELDGQIAALNNAAIVSEVDLKGHILAVNDEFCRLAKYTREELIGQKQSIVRHPDMPGAVFDDLWATITKGKVWRGEVKNRAKDGSHYWVAATITPVLNENGRPVKYIGVRFDITAQKEQEEEIKRNMQEMARKQIELDGQMAALNNAAIVSEVDLKGNILAVNDEFCRLAKYTREELIGQKQSIVRHPDMPSAVFDDLWATITKGKVWRGEVKNRAKDGSHYWVAATITPVLNENGRPVKYIGVRFDTTAQKEQEVKIKDNVEQMQKAVDMQKANLLGFEQATKFIQELTIGNFNSQMNVAGLEIDENVSGVISNLNSLRNTLKEIISEVNQVVKLAGEEGKLNARLNVKENKGEWKVLLDSMNLLLASISEPVLEFNSIIAEMAKGDLTNKFQMKVNGDILNMASSLNTAITNLSDLLSTIGLSSDVVADSSKGMMKKSESMKNNTTEVASAISQMAKGAQEQAIKTDASSKLVEEVLRSANTMEQKANVINKAAEKGQKGSEDGLKIVKRLVENMGEIGESAKKTSGSIDILTQRAEEIARTLNVITDIAAQTNLLALNAAIEAARAGDAGRGFAVVAEEIRKLAEDSRRSAVDIEKIIKDVQKDTLAAGKAIETMHSSVKMGDNASKEAESIFQEIAKSSNETFSFSKEIQEATSEQKSSISAVVKNIEQIVVVAEETAAGTQQVASSSQQLNQGMNDITEASAKLSQVAAELQTGVSKFKLKK; translated from the coding sequence ATGGCTTTAGGTAATAATATCAAAAAGGACCAGTTGATTCCTGCCAATAATCAACCAGAAACGAAAAAGGGTGCAAAAAACAGCATGAAATCTTCGGTAAGTGTAGATGATCAATACTCGCAGATTCTGGAGGCCCTCAGCAAATCGCAGGCAGTTATTGAGTTCAACATGGATGGAACTGTTATTACAGCCAATGAAAATTTTCTGAATCTGCTTGGATATACACTCGCCGATGTAAAAGGTAAACATCACCGGATATTTTGCCAGGAAAACTATAGTAACAGTACGGCTTATAAAAAATTCTGGGAAAACTTAAATAAAGGCAGATTTGATGCTGCCCAGTATAAGCGAATAGGTAAAGACGGAAAAGAAATATGGATTCAGGCAACCTACAATCCAATTTTGGATGGATCAGGAAAACCTTATAAAGTGGTAAAGTTTGCTACAGATATTACTGAGCAGAAAAAAATGGAGGCCGAAATTAATGAAGCCTCCGGACAATTAAAACGACAAGAAGCAGACTTGCAGCAGAACATGGAAAAACTGCAGGATATTCAGGAGGATATGAAACAAATCATTCGGGAATCTCAGGCTAAAGAACAGTATCTGAACGACCTGATCAATGTTTCTAAAGACTCTATTTTTACAGTAGACAGAGAATATAAAATAATTAGTTTTAATGAGACTTTAAAACATTCTTATACAAGTCTGGGCATAGATCTTCAGAAAGGGACTGACATGCTTCAAATCCTGGGTGAAGAAGAAAGAATCAAACTCATTGTTAATTATCAGAAAGCTTTTCAGGGGGAAACCATAGAAGTTACGCAGAGTTTTTCAACGAATAATGTTGAAAGCCATTATTTAATGACTTATAGTCCATTGCGTAATGAAAATGGAGACATAATAGCAGCAGCAGTATTCTCTAAAGATATTTCTGCTTTGGTACAAGCTCAGAAGCAAGCTGAAAGTTTATTGAAGGAAGCCAGGCAACAGGCTGAAGAAATGAAAGCCCAGGAGGAAGAATTGCGGCAGAATATGGAAGAGGTACAAGCTACTCAGGACGAAATGGCCCGCAAACAAATTGAGTTAGATGGCCAGATTGCTGCGCTGAACAATGCAGCCATTGTATCTGAAGTAGATTTGAAAGGCCATATTCTTGCCGTAAACGACGAGTTCTGCCGGTTAGCTAAATACACCAGAGAAGAACTCATTGGCCAGAAGCAAAGTATAGTGCGCCACCCAGATATGCCAGGTGCTGTTTTCGATGATTTGTGGGCAACCATTACCAAAGGCAAAGTATGGAGAGGCGAAGTAAAGAACAGAGCCAAAGACGGTTCGCACTACTGGGTAGCCGCTACCATTACTCCGGTGCTCAATGAAAACGGCAGGCCGGTTAAGTACATCGGTGTTCGTTTCGATATCACGGCTCAAAAAGAACAGGAAGAAGAAATTAAGCGGAATATGCAGGAAATGGCCCGCAAACAAATTGAGTTAGATGGACAAATGGCAGCCTTGAATAATGCAGCCATTGTATCTGAGGTAGATTTGAAAGGCAACATATTAGCCGTAAACGATGAGTTCTGCCGGTTAGCTAAATACACCAGAGAAGAACTCATTGGCCAGAAGCAAAGTATAGTGCGCCACCCAGATATGCCAAGTGCTGTTTTCGATGATCTGTGGGCAACCATTACCAAAGGCAAGGTATGGAGAGGCGAAGTGAAGAATCGGGCTAAAGATGGTTCTCATTATTGGGTAGCCGCTACCATTACCCCTGTGTTGAATGAAAACGGCAGGCCGGTTAAGTACATCGGTGTTCGTTTCGATACTACTGCTCAAAAAGAACAAGAGGTAAAAATTAAGGATAATGTAGAGCAGATGCAAAAAGCGGTAGATATGCAAAAAGCAAATCTGCTTGGCTTTGAACAGGCTACCAAATTTATCCAGGAGCTTACTATAGGTAATTTCAATTCGCAGATGAATGTAGCAGGCCTGGAAATTGATGAAAATGTATCAGGAGTGATTAGTAATCTGAATTCATTACGAAATACACTAAAAGAGATCATAAGTGAAGTAAATCAGGTAGTTAAACTCGCCGGCGAAGAAGGTAAACTGAATGCCCGTTTGAATGTAAAAGAAAACAAAGGCGAGTGGAAAGTATTACTCGACTCTATGAACCTGTTATTGGCTTCTATTTCCGAACCGGTTCTTGAATTTAATTCGATCATTGCTGAAATGGCCAAGGGAGACCTCACCAACAAATTCCAGATGAAGGTGAACGGAGATATTCTTAATATGGCTAGTTCGCTCAATACAGCTATTACTAACCTGAGTGACTTGCTAAGTACGATTGGATTGAGTTCAGATGTAGTAGCAGATTCATCTAAAGGCATGATGAAAAAGAGCGAAAGCATGAAGAATAATACAACTGAAGTAGCTTCTGCTATTTCGCAAATGGCTAAAGGCGCCCAGGAACAAGCTATTAAAACAGATGCCTCTTCTAAACTTGTGGAGGAAGTATTAAGATCTGCCAATACGATGGAACAGAAAGCCAATGTGATTAATAAAGCGGCTGAAAAAGGGCAGAAAGGCTCAGAAGATGGACTAAAAATCGTAAAACGACTGGTAGAAAACATGGGTGAAATCGGGGAATCTGCCAAGAAAACGTCTGGTTCGATTGATATTCTTACCCAGCGTGCGGAAGAGATTGCCAGAACCCTGAATGTAATTACAGATATTGCAGCTCAAACTAATTTACTGGCACTGAATGCGGCCATTGAAGCTGCCAGAGCTGGAGATGCAGGCAGAGGTTTTGCCGTAGTAGCTGAAGAGATCCGGAAGCTGGCGGAAGATTCCAGAAGGTCGGCAGTAGATATTGAGAAGATCATTAAAGATGTACAGAAGGATACACTGGCAGCCGGTAAAGCCATAGAAACCATGCATTCAAGTGTAAAAATGGGGGATAATGCTTCCAAAGAGGCCGAATCTATTTTCCAGGAAATTGCCAAGTCGAGCAATGAAACCTTTAGTTTCTCCAAGGAAATTCAGGAAGCTACTTCTGAACAGAAATCTTCTATCAGTGCGGTGGTGAAAAACATTGAGCAAATAGTAGTGGTAGCTGAAGAAACAGCAGCCGGTACACAGCAGGTAGCCAGTTCCTCTCAACAGTTGAACCAGGGTATGAATGATATTACCGAGGCAAGTGCCAAGTTATCGCAGGTAGCCGCTGAATTACAGACAGGTGTAAGCAAATTTAAACTAAAAAAGTAA
- a CDS encoding chemotaxis protein CheW encodes MEIKEEGIVTKASSHKENEKFNRHQLIVFKQGNEEYGLAIDQIKEVVLTPKITKMPQTPHYVKGVANIRGNIIAIIDLEEKFGITDKNTEINTEGKYTLVVASEEFKVGILVKEVPNTLAVSQSDIDETVNIIQDEIQESNYIKGIVKVNNRLIILIDIYQIMSKQELNQVIRK; translated from the coding sequence ATGGAAATCAAAGAAGAAGGTATAGTCACAAAGGCAAGTTCACATAAAGAGAATGAAAAGTTTAACCGGCATCAACTTATTGTTTTTAAACAAGGCAATGAGGAGTATGGCCTGGCAATAGATCAGATTAAGGAAGTAGTGCTAACCCCAAAAATTACAAAAATGCCGCAGACACCGCATTATGTGAAAGGAGTAGCTAACATCCGGGGAAATATCATTGCCATCATTGATCTGGAAGAAAAGTTTGGTATCACTGACAAAAATACAGAAATCAATACTGAAGGAAAGTATACCCTGGTAGTTGCCAGCGAAGAGTTTAAGGTAGGTATTCTGGTAAAGGAAGTACCTAATACTCTGGCTGTTTCTCAATCAGATATTGATGAAACTGTTAATATAATTCAGGATGAAATACAGGAGAGTAATTATATCAAAGGAATTGTAAAAGTAAATAACCGGCTGATCATTCTGATTGATATCTATCAAATTATGAGCAAACAAGAGTTAAACCAGGTAATCCGGAAATAA
- a CDS encoding chemotaxis protein CheD — translation MNLTSGENTIREFVLQMGDIKVSAGSGIFTCFGLGSCVGLFLHDRVHKIGGGAHIMFPDYHARTVIQAKSYYAEPAIEEVLKQMKEAGADLEKLRAKLVGGAQVMDAKLLDMGFQNTHAIRNALTRYKIYIAAADLGGYTSRTARFKIADGSLSVTSQTNTYII, via the coding sequence ATGAATCTGACTAGCGGAGAAAATACAATCAGAGAATTTGTGCTGCAAATGGGAGATATAAAAGTATCTGCTGGGTCAGGTATTTTTACCTGTTTTGGCCTTGGTTCTTGCGTAGGTTTATTTCTGCATGATAGAGTTCATAAGATTGGCGGTGGCGCTCACATTATGTTTCCTGATTATCATGCCCGTACCGTGATACAGGCAAAATCCTACTATGCTGAACCTGCTATCGAAGAAGTGCTTAAGCAGATGAAAGAGGCTGGTGCTGATCTTGAAAAGCTCCGGGCAAAATTAGTAGGAGGTGCACAAGTAATGGATGCCAAACTATTGGACATGGGTTTTCAAAACACGCATGCTATAAGAAACGCTTTAACCAGGTATAAAATTTATATCGCTGCTGCGGATTTAGGAGGATATACCAGCCGGACAGCCAGATTCAAAATCGCCGATGGAAGCCTGTCAGTAACCTCACAAACAAATACATATATAATTTAA
- a CDS encoding response regulator — MAKNVLIVDDSLFMRAVIKDALEKAGYQVVGEAATGEAAIDLALELNPDVVTLDNILPDMVGTDILKVYKQEKLPAKVILISAVGQESVIEEGMSLGASAYIVKPFTSEQLVQSIEKSFTS, encoded by the coding sequence ATGGCAAAAAATGTTTTAATCGTAGATGATTCTCTTTTTATGAGAGCTGTGATCAAAGATGCACTGGAAAAGGCAGGATACCAGGTAGTAGGCGAAGCAGCCACAGGTGAAGCAGCTATTGATCTGGCTCTGGAACTCAACCCGGATGTGGTAACGCTTGATAACATTCTGCCGGATATGGTAGGCACAGATATACTAAAAGTATATAAGCAGGAAAAACTTCCGGCCAAAGTGATTCTCATCAGCGCTGTAGGTCAGGAGTCGGTAATTGAAGAAGGGATGAGCCTGGGAGCCAGTGCTTACATTGTAAAACCTTTTACATCAGAGCAGCTGGTGCAGTCTATCGAAAAATCATTTACCAGTTAA